From one Montipora capricornis isolate CH-2021 chromosome 10, ASM3666992v2, whole genome shotgun sequence genomic stretch:
- the LOC138022477 gene encoding uncharacterized protein yields the protein MIFNADEEELAQESIITLNGFAVENVRNLRYLGYWLNNTAKNPPLAEQISSAWSKWTEIKHILCDREINLWIRVKILESTVRARLLYAAQTDLLSSAEHAKLESIWHQYLRKMVKGGFQRKKAPPRETKKQKAERLKHEAENPELKEQWDWGYKITNEKLRKICGATPIGDFADKFHLKYVAHVTRMPNNALQKQLVYCEPARTIRRGGKNVNFWAKLSETTGIEAEQLQKTMYDRNDFNKWIADRYETHSRPAKFVKTNYTLELKFRRFSCEIICKEKGGP from the coding sequence ATGATTTTCAACGCTGACGAAGAAGAACTCGCTCAAGAGTCAATCATCACGCTAAATGGCTTCGCAGTCGAGAACGTGCGCAACTTGCGCTACCTAGGCTACTGGCTGAACAACACCGCGAAAAATCCACCCCTCGCTGAGCAAATTTCCTCTGCATGGTCAAAATGGACTGAGATAAAACACATCCTCTGCGATCGTGAAATCAACCTCTGGATACGAGTAAAAATTTTAGAATCAACCGTCCGCGCACGCCTCCTCTACGCTGCGCAAACTGACCTCCTCAGCTCTGCTGAGCACGCTAAGTTAGAATCAATTTGGCACcaatatcttcgaaaaatggTCAAAGGTGGTTTCCAGCGCAAAAAAGCACCACCCCGAGAaactaaaaaacagaaagctgaACGGTTGAAACACGAAGCTGAAAATCCTGAGCTGAAAGAGCAATGGGACTGGGGATACAAAATCACGAATGAGAAGCTGAGAAAAATCTGCGGAGCTACTCCCATCGGTGACTTCGCCGATAAATTTCATCTCAAATACGTTGCTCACGTGACCCGCATGCCGAACAACGCTTTGCAGAAACAGCTGGTCTACTGTGAACCAGCCCGTACAATCCGACGAGGAGGCAAAAATGTGAATTTCTGGGCTAAATTATCAGAGACTACTGGCATCGAAGCCGAACAACTACAAAAGACTATGTACGACAGGAATGATTTCAACAAGTGGATCGCAGATCGCTACGAGACGCATTCACGGCCAGCCAAATTCGTAAAGACGA